The sequence below is a genomic window from Sebastes fasciatus isolate fSebFas1 chromosome 11, fSebFas1.pri, whole genome shotgun sequence.
tccaaaaatgtggAGTGTTTACTGATTAATGCTAATCTGCTCTTTGAATACATGTTAGCATCAAGCTGGTAGCGTGCAATAACATACTGAGAAGCAGCGGATTCATGACCTTtactgcatgtcatcccctcggctttcttttcttttataccTGACATTCTGTACACTATCAAATAAAGCACAACTTTATAAATGTGCACGCACCTTCATACCTGTCTGCTCTCCTTAAACCTTATGTTCCATCCCACGCTCTCCGCTCTCTGAATACAAGACGCCTGTCTGTCCCCAGAGTTAAAAAGTCAGCAGGCTGCAGGGccttttcccatcatgcctcccTCAGACACAGACAGTCGCACGATTGTGGCTTTTAAATCCAAACTTAAAACTCATCTTTTTGCCTTAACTTTCAGTATGTTGCTTATTCTTTGATTACTTCAGGCCTCATACATGTTATAATTCATCAGTCTCAATTAATCTATGAAGCCTAGTTTGTTTGTTGTTCCACAAGCACATGAACGTCCAAGCTGTGGCTGTCGATGCCTCATTCCAGATGTTTAAATCTGGATCTTCATCCTCCAGGAGAttcatcctctcctcttgtctctctctgcctttgtGTACTCGTTTCCTTTCTCTTATCTATGTGAATGGTGTGCTTGAGCTTTGTCtctagtgtgtttgtgtgtcctccGTCCAGGTCTCCACGGTGGAGAGGAGGTCCAGATgtaacacgagagggtggagttaagtacaactaaacgctgaataagacttttttgggcaaccaaaatgttaaatttcatgaattgaaatgtgaacctcatggtggcgctagaggaaaagtcagggggtcaccaaagtcagtaggatacATCATCTGGGAACAATGAACGCCTGTAGAAAATTTCATGGCGATGGATCTAATAGATGTTGAGTCCAGTCTGTGTCATTAGCATCCATAGAGCCACGCAGATAGAAAGGCTAATCATGTTTTTTGAAATGCATTAAGTGGTACAGATGATGGTTTAATAAGCTGCAATTATGTAGGAGGACATTAATGAAGAACACTTACGAGATTCAGTAGACGGTGATGTGGATGTAACTGGGCTCAAGGTCATCCTAGAGAGGTCAAGGTCACTACAGctcccttcctcttcctggGTCGCGGCAGCTGaaggtggcagcagcagctgactGCAGACCAGCGTGTCCGGTACACTCATGAGGCCCGGGGTCCCACATCTGCTCACCGACGCAGACGCGACGCCAGGTCCCACACCTGCTGCTCCGACTCCCGACGTAGAGGGGCCCTCGCCCGCGTCCGAGTCCTCGCCGAGGATTTCCTTCCCCAGGCTCAGCTGCCTCTGAAACAGGGCGGGGTCGGCCGTGTGCTGGGGGCTGGTGATGGCGGAGGAGGGGGCCGACATGTCGCAGCCTTGCGGGCACATGGTGGTAATGGGTACCAGGCCTTGGAGCATGGCAGCTGGTATGGCGTGCCCTCCCACGCCCACGGTCTGGGCCGGCATGTAGGCCGCCATGGCCGCCCACTGCTGCTGGGTGGCCGGGAAAATGTTGGCCTGGCTCCAGATGACTGGCTGACCGCCGGGGAGGACCTGAGCCACCTGGAGGGGTCCCTGCACGGGGAAGGCCAGAGTCTGGGCCTGGCCAGGAAACGGCTGCTGCGCCCACTGGGCCGCCTGCACCGGACCCATGGTCATATAACCTGGAGCAGAGACGAAGGAAGAAAGAATATTAAAGGGTATTAAGGTAGAAAAATGAAGGAGagattattattgttatgagCACAGAATACATTTTCTCTCTTTGATTACAAGGTCAATACATCGATTTAAAAAATTACAGCATGTTCGTCTATTAATAATGCTGTCTGGCTATCTTTGACTAAATGAGAGCGATTCAGTGCTGAACTTAATAACAGAAAGATGTATTTAAGGACAGCACTCCACAGCTTTTAAAGTCttaaggctttttttttgcGCAATTAATTCACAcatcaacatatttttttgaactgttgtttttgacgtgagtactttcacacagaactcAAATATTACACGGCGAAAAAGCGTCATTTTTTGCTGTATGAGgtagatttttctgagctttcgcaccgcgaataaaggcatcaaccgatcacgttgtgcggaacgagttgagttgcgcctatatttatgaaaccacgacaacacggaggctctgtagtccggaccaagacggcaaactgtATTACTCCTTTCTTTCAACAAAGGCAGTGCAGATCAGATCTAGAAAGGTCCGGCTCGTAGCACCTCACGCCACACTCACGTCACAACACGCCCCTTCCTGCTATAGTTAGGGTTAAAGTGACGGGATATGGTTAGGcgtgagatgtgtgtgtggcggATCCTTCTCAGAGAGAgacgaaaatgcgaaatactcgcctgcaaatattatatgtctagggcttttattgtgaaggtgcTACTTAGGTACTACAGGCTGCATTGCATTTTCGTCTCGTTTATTCACCACGCCCCCCGCGGTGTGTGAAGGCCTTTAGACTGAACTGAGAAATGTggtgtattgttttgttttttttaaacttcagTAATCAATGACACACATTCATATTGTTGTCCAGTTGATGTTACTGTTGCATGGTGATGCAATTATAAGCAAGGACTGTCTTGAAAATGCTCCTTTGCTGGAGTGCTCCAGGACAACATCTGAGATTTGAGGCTCTGCTGCCAAAAAGCACTGACTTCATAATCTGTGTTATCATGGACATGCACATTGTGAACGGGATGAAGATGtttcctgcattaaaaaggttgcTTTTCAGAAGGCtgctattttttaaaatgatcttgGGATGCTCTTGAATGCTCTTGGAAACCCACAATGTCAATGGTTTTTGCTAAAATATGCAAAGCCACCAGTGCTGGATGGAAACATCGCTTTACAGTATCTCCGTGTAACATTAAATCTTGGCGAGGCTTTTCACAAACTACACATCAAAGACTGACATCCCCACCAGCACGTTATTCTCTTTTATGTGTTTCAGTCCGGGTAGCTACCTGACGGCACGGAGGTGGGGCTGAAGGGGGCGTACAACTCAGCGTGTTGCTGCTGGCGGCTGCTCCTGCTCGGGTCCAGTGTGTTGGCGGGTGATGGGGGCATCTGGGAGGCaaagcgtgcacacacacacagacagatgtcACAACAAAGTCACCTAAAAGTCACCAATCTGCAGCACTGTCGGATATTCAGGTACTTTAGATCTCTGCTAATGAAATGACCCAACATTACAGATAAAATACCGTCATTTAAATGCTATAAACTTGTACCAATTACACAAAGCTAATCTGGGTTTTGGTTTCGTGTGGTACTACTCACCGAGGGAGGAGTGGACATGTCGCCGAAAAGATCAAAGTGGTTGATGTTCTGCGAGTCGAAACCGAGGttgtgagggagagagacagagagagacaaagtccAGTGATACATCACGACAACGAGATCTGCACCGTCATGAAACCTTAAAATTCATCTCCAGATAGGGTATGGTGGTGATTGCATGGGTGGGTAGGTGTGTGGGGAGTGAAATCTATTCACAAAGGCGGTTTGTGCTGCGGATGGCAAGAAACAACTATCCCCTCGTTCCATTATCAGAAAATGGATCTAAAATGAATCTTTCATGGCTCGCTATAATTGAGTGGGTAAAAGGCTATTCAGTCCCATAAAACAGGCTCTGATTAGATATTCTTATGTCTGCCAATCAAGAGGGGCCCCCGTGAGAGGCCTGGGCCGCTTTTATCATGCTGATTCTACTCCACATACACAGAGGAGTGTGTTTATTTCATCAAATGTATGAAAGGAAGAAGCTCCTGGAACCATCCAACCGAGACAATGAGGCCACCTCACCCTATAGGCGGACGTGACCCCTGCTCTGGTCCCCTCTGTCCTCCACTCGCACTACTtaaaaggaggggggggggagacgcGGCTATGGAAGACACTATGTGATGGCTAAGTTGCATGAAATGTATCAGGGAGCCATGCACAAGCAGACAATGAatcacggtaaaaaaaaaaaaagcacaaaaacacacaggattTGCATGCtgtaaataaacacatacacacatatttaaagcaaagaaagaaaaagggaggAATCGCAGCAATCAGTGTTGCCGCTAACAGGGTGTTTATGTCCTCCGTGAATAAGCCGGGGACATGGCGGATTGCAGTTTGCACGGCAATTTGGAACCATTGAGGGTCACAGAATGAGTCTGAATTTGGGGGGGAAAAAGGTAAACATTGTACACAGAGGTCTCTCCCTGCAGGCACTGACACACATCAGGGGAGCTTCGAAGGCTCTCAAAAAAAGGCTCCAACTGAATGAACAGACAAGCAGTAACACTTAAGAGATATGGAAGCGCTGCTACTTATACTGGCATGGGCTGTTCGGGTGAGATAGCGAGGGGCGGCCGGGACAGTTTATCTGCTTGATATGCTGAGCAACAAGCACACAAACAGCGGAGAGCAGAGAAGCACTTTTGCCAGGGCTGTTTTCAGAAGTTGCGTGGAAATTGTCTCTGGGTGAATGTTTGGCGAAATAGGGCttgaatgaatgtttttttttataagcgATTTGAGGGATGTAATAGCGTGGTCACTGCATGGTGGTGAAGAACTCATAAAACCTACCAGGATgagatgaaatatttttttcagtttgatgaaaaggaggggaggggggagtCAAAGAtgctttttgtgttgttttttcctgaaCAAAATGTATTGCTATTCATTAAGGTACAGCTTTTATATGAGTGTTTGGCGGCCTTGATTGTAGCCGTGACTACACTGCATGCAACCCCACCTACAAACCTCTCGTCCTCATCCTCCGAGGAAGACGGAACAGCCACCCCTTTATTTATGTAGTCGGTCCGCCCGTACCAGTCAGACGGGACCGGCAAACAGATTTTTTGTCTCAACCATTTGGTCACGACATGCGTCAGATTCTGCACAGGATTGGATTTTTGGATACGAAGCCTGCCTCTCTAATGTCCTGTGAAATTGCTGACATGTCTGactttggttgaccaatcaatTAGTCTTATCTCTTCAAGCAGGGTAGGCATGACCAATGTGGCTTTGTTTCATCGTCACCGCCACAGAGAGCGGATGCAGACCCCAGTCTGAGTCGTTCTAGGCTTGACGTTTTAGAGCCTGCAGGCTGTATAATACATAACTGAAGCTATTGAATACAGTGGATTACAAATGGACGCTGTCAAAAGGGGGCTTAAGGCACTTCCTTCGAGAGGATTTTAAAGAGAGGTTTGcaagtagaggagtaaagaaacaaatgataaaaaaataaaaaacacctaCAGTCATGAAATGGCGTTTTGGGACATCATAGATCCCTTCCTTCTGCTGACTGGATGGGACCTGCATTGGATTGGAGGTCGATTCAAACGTAAGTAACAGAGCAAcaccttttttttatgttttctttttaacagGCTgggttattaaaaaaaaacaggagctTAAAGGAACTGAAACATGTCTATTGAGAAAGAAAAAGCTTTCTGCGTCAATTTCGATTTAGTCAATTTTTTAAGGTGTAATTTTATCTTTTAGAGCGGCGGGATTATGCAAATTCTACAGCTGTTTTGTTGAATCAATTCTACTTAAATCAATATTGATTGCAAACAATGCGCGACGATGGTGCGTGCTCGTTCTGGGAGAGTTAAGAAAGCCTATTGTTATTCTGCCACAGTACGTCTCAACTGGTTCATCTGACAATACGAGAATGCCTCGGCTCTGGCCTCCTTTTGTATATTTCTCTCACATTTATTCAAACTATCTGTTGCTCTTAACCTCGCTGCCTGTCTCCcctttcgctctctctctctctactggtTAACTTTCCCGTACGTTTTCCCCAAGTCTATTGATCTTGTTTCATTCTGAGATCAAATGGCATGGCAAGTgattaatctctctctctgcatctttCATCTTCAGAGGAACGCAAGATACAGAGAGgcaaaaagaggaggaggaggaggaggaggaggaggaggagagaaagggagggagggggggtagGATTAAACCATACGACAGGTCCCTGGAGTCCTAGCTGGTCCTTCAAATGGTCTAAAGCCAAAAGGTCAAAGTGTTGGATGTATAAAAGGAGCCTGCTATACAGAACTATCTGGACTGAACAACTGACCTTGACTCGTCTGCAGCTGTTTTAGACGCTACATGAGGcttcattttaaatttaaaggtgctgcctttttaaatttttagtaTATCTAAAAGGTATAATCCTAaagattttcatgaaatcaaaTGGTTGGCATGTTTCAACAATAGTCATTAAAAGTATTTACATTCTGTAATTACCTCTTTATATAATAGTTTTCATTGGTAGTGGCGGAGTCTGCCATTCCTACGCTGGATTCAAATTGCCTTCACACGCACAGGAAACGACGCATGCATGTAATTCAGTGTCATTTTATCTCACTGATAGCCTCACTGTTTACCGTACGCTCTCATTTCACTGTATCAGAGCTGTATTTAGTTCCTGCTAATGCAAATGGAACATCCTACTGccgctgcttcacattaaaagcgtTCAACTGGCGACACATGggtgacttttattgtgaagaagcCACGGGAAACACAATGGATTTGTCAGCGTGGTTAGCTCTGATAAAGATAAAGAAGTGGTATTTTTCGCGTTTTTTGATGGAcgattagttttatttattgcaGGGAGTAATGGACTAAAATCGCACGGATTATAACTTTAACATGAATTAAACTTATTAATAGGTCTCACATTTTCGCTCTTTCCTGGATGGCTTTTCATCTTCAGCCACATTCAAACAGAAACCTTAGTTTGATCTACTTGAATCCCCAGAAAATCCTTTCTCCAAAAACAATTTGTAGCTTCTTTAAGAAAGGTGCTATAAAGTCATGTTGTTAGTACTGTTACTATTATCATCTATCACAGGGTataaagagggagaaagaaaaggggGCAATGCTTGTCTTTGTACCTGATAAACGCTCTCCTCTGACTGGGGGCCACGGAGGGGTTCGTGTCCAGCCTCAAACACTATGTACTATAGAACAGAAGTAGTGGGCAAGGCGTAGAGGTGCAGAGAATTAatgagatggggagacagagagaaaggttGGCATATAAAACAGAGAGATACAACGAGGGAGTGATACATGACGAGAATAAATGAAAGCACAGGGGAGCGAGGATGGCGTCGAGTGGGGAGTGAAATGAGATCACGGATATGAAGGGTGTAAAAAAAATGGGGCATGGGAAAGAGGAATGGGGGGAGatgtggagagaaagaaaaaaagagtgagGTGGGAAGAGGAAAGAGCACAAGTATAATAGGTCAGGCAGTAGTTCAAGGCAATGTGGAGGTCTCCCTTCAACATCAGCAATATGATGCTCCACCTCTTTGAGAGAAAACAGACCCGGAGGTCAGAATGTCCGCTTGAGATCCACGAGTGAAGTCTCACATCATCGGTCAGTATCTCCTCTTAAGATTGATGTTAATAAATGCCTTTATGGATCtcaattaaaggaatagtttgacattttgggaaatacaattattcactttcttgccgggGGTAAGACGAGAAGATGGATACCTCACTCATATATATGTATGGTAAATATgtagctggagccagcagccgtttcaggttagcttagcattaaggaTGGAAacgaggaaacagctagcctggctctgtccaactGTAATAAAATTAGTCTACCAGCTCGGCAGTTTCGGATTCATCAACAACctaatgtatttttcatgaCGTAAAcaagactaaaactaaataaaagtaACCACTGAAAACAAGAATTATGACAAATTAACTACATTTTTCGCCAACGAATTAAAACTAAACACTGAAAAATGGACAAATGAACTGATTACTGTTTTAATGCAAAGACTTATCAAACAATCTGCTTTTCATCTGTGGAATCACTCACTGTAGCCTAACGCCTGATTAGTAACAGTATTCTCCTCCGCCCAAAAATATCTCTTGTTGAGGTGAGCTGTTTGACCTGTTGCACTACCATCAGTAAGAAACGTCTTCAATTCAGTACCGTTATGTCAGAAATGTTTTCTGACGTTATCAGTTCTTGAAAGAAACAGATTTATGGACTAAATTATTCTACAATCCACTCAAAATAAGACAAGAAGCGGAAACCAAAAAGCTGGGACAGGCTACGAAAACATGCAGGCAGCACGCCGACGTTTATAAAAAGTTATGTTAATGTAACATTATTAAGTGTTGTGAATGTAGATGTAATGTTACTTTCAATCAGCTATCTTTCATGTTAGAAGGAATGAGTAAGTTGTAGGATTAATGATGGAAGTCAACCATCTAAATATTCCTCTAGATTTTCACTAAAGAAAATAACGCTATGTAATGCAACGTTTTAGCTTGTCCTTTCAATGTAAACTCAGACAAGGAACAGTACTTTAATGAACAAGGGAATGAATCCAGCTTCTGAATGATCAGCTGCTCTGCAGAGGACAGAACAGGCAGCAGCACTAATGCTCACACTAATGCTAGAT
It includes:
- the dab1b gene encoding DAB adaptor protein 1b isoform X2: MSAEAELQPGVKTSQRKDSRRVKGQDRSEAGLIKRFRGDGVRYKAKLIGIDEVTAARGDKLCQDSMMKLKGMASSARSKGEHKQRVFLTVSFGGIKIYCERSGVLMHHHSVHEISYIAKDTRDHRAFGYVCGKEGHHKFVAIKTSQSAEPLIIDLRDLFTLIYDIKQREEMEKKAQKDKQCEQAVYQTILEDEVDDPVYQVPSSQQKEGIYDVPKRHFMTNINHFDLFGDMSTPPSMPPSPANTLDPSRSSRQQQHAELYAPFSPTSVPSGYMTMGPVQAAQWAQQPFPGQAQTLAFPVQGPLQVAQVLPGGQPVIWSQANIFPATQQQWAAMAAYMPAQTVGVGGHAIPAAMLQGLVPITTMCPQGCDMSAPSSAITSPQHTADPALFQRQLSLGKEILGEDSDAGEGPSTSGVGAAGVGPGVASASVSRCGTPGLMSVPDTLVCSQLLLPPSAAATQEEEGSCSDLDLSRMTLSPVTSTSPSTESPSTPAPQQSSSSDCPPSQASDPPTDHSPVDPEGACSNAKEEQSGSVVARSISPEPSGDPDPPQDRTCPQEDS
- the dab1b gene encoding DAB adaptor protein 1b isoform X1, which gives rise to MSAEAELQPGVKTSQRKDSRRVKGQDRSEAGLIKRFRGDGVRYKAKLIGIDEVTAARGDKLCQDSMMKLKGMASSARSKGEHKQRVFLTVSFGGIKIYCERSGVLMHHHSVHEISYIAKDTRDHRAFGYVCGKEGHHKFVAIKTSQSAEPLIIDLRDLFTLIYDIKQREEMEKKAQKDKQCEQAVYQTILEDEVDDPVYQYIVFEAGHEPLRGPQSEESVYQVPSSQQKEGIYDVPKRHFMTNINHFDLFGDMSTPPSMPPSPANTLDPSRSSRQQQHAELYAPFSPTSVPSGYMTMGPVQAAQWAQQPFPGQAQTLAFPVQGPLQVAQVLPGGQPVIWSQANIFPATQQQWAAMAAYMPAQTVGVGGHAIPAAMLQGLVPITTMCPQGCDMSAPSSAITSPQHTADPALFQRQLSLGKEILGEDSDAGEGPSTSGVGAAGVGPGVASASVSRCGTPGLMSVPDTLVCSQLLLPPSAAATQEEEGSCSDLDLSRMTLSPVTSTSPSTESPSTPAPQQSSSSDCPPSQASDPPTDHSPVDPEGACSNAKEEQSGSVVARSISPEPSGDPDPPQDRTCPQEDS